One window of the Dehalococcoidia bacterium genome contains the following:
- a CDS encoding PQQ-dependent sugar dehydrogenase, producing the protein MSFRRRALDTALRLLTLGAVLVAGLFPRGAPPAAVAAPSVPLRTQAVAPPPASPLVPPGFVDEIVIDNLYFPTDFAFGNDGSVWVSEKWGIVKAFPSINSSSFAYALDISAEVHDQEDRGLLSLALHPNFPTTPYVYLLYTYNSAPFTTTVPLWPDFTCPWPPGVPEEPGCTVLGKLARFTATQLSTYPQLVNKVDLITDWCTQFGTHSVGTVLFGPDGMLYVSGGDGAGYLTIDYGQYGASPASGQPRNPCGDPPGGVGGEMTPPTAEGGALRAQDAWTPGDPLGLGGTVIRIDPNSGAGVPGNPLYDPANPFANTSRVIAYGFRQPLRMTFRPGTSELWVGDVGWGTWEEINRIITPTAPALTSPVVTPRWNFGWPCYEGAAPTDGWSMIGFTICSTLYAAGIAVPPYFSYNHHAHVVDGDNCPPTLPGPGSAITGLAFAGATTPYPPDFANALFFADYARQCIWVMKATNGLPDPTKVSRFVGRAPSPVSLKIGPDGYLYYLDIGCNQDRCGQYGAIHRVRFVPGAPSAVAIATPTNGPAPLTVTFSGAGSTDPYYASNQLTYEWDLDNDGQYDDGVGITTTYTYTAVGNYTARLRVTNPSGLSAISAPIAIAAGNTPPLAAIVSPSSSTRWRVGDTISFSGTATDAQDGTLPPSALRWTIVLNHCPVHEDCHAHLLGSFTGASGQVALPNHDYPTSLDIRLTATDSGGLQHTELVTLFPLTTTLAIESSPPGIAMSVAGVTSVTPFTRTVIVNSLTSVIAPASANVGGVTYTFSSWSNGNAATHDVFVGASPVTITATYLAPTPTATPTRTPTPTATPTSTPTPTATPTRTPTPTATSTSTPTPTAIPTSTPTPSAVPSATATPSSTPTSATATRTPTPSATPTSTPSPSGGTPTRTATPTRTPVAPTFTRIRPTQGVTTEPVEVVIEGTGFSASTAAVLLHAKSGATVALSALRVSGTTRLLGTVPANIAPGFYDLVLSTPGAPLLTVENAYVAVAPVQDDFFVETVDLWTSPARIYANTEVELGVTVRRPNEGGAVALPVRFTRGAPGAGGAVIADLIATFEARAKSATVSTTWAVGPSTGPISVTVELDPDGLVPDLSAANNHATRTFTVLGAGGDTRPPVASSVTVNGGAIATTDRTARLDVTGYDPAGGSGLAWVMVVERTLSVVNGAWVPVQTTPWLSYRPTLTFTLTPAAGARTIQVFLADAVGNVSTRPAAVQFNHLPPTDTLASGQVRVFRQPLQVGETLSVRLTPASGDADLYLWDPRGRRVLVRNANGTAVEEGRIVASIAGTYQVEVEAFTDTTYALQLAVGRGGTTAQSEEVEFNDSKPAPRAVPAVDVGLEPPVNFALPEPPGRLAERLLVIPTALHRSRLDP; encoded by the coding sequence ATGAGTTTTCGACGACGCGCTCTCGATACTGCACTCCGGCTGCTGACGCTCGGCGCCGTGCTGGTCGCTGGTCTCTTTCCTCGTGGCGCTCCCCCTGCCGCCGTCGCCGCCCCCAGCGTGCCGCTGCGCACGCAGGCTGTCGCGCCCCCTCCCGCGTCGCCGCTCGTCCCCCCCGGCTTTGTCGATGAGATCGTGATCGACAACCTGTACTTCCCGACCGATTTCGCCTTCGGCAACGACGGCTCCGTCTGGGTTTCCGAGAAGTGGGGGATCGTCAAGGCGTTTCCGTCCATCAATTCGTCCAGCTTCGCCTACGCTCTCGACATCAGCGCCGAGGTGCACGACCAGGAGGATCGCGGCCTCCTCTCTCTTGCGCTCCATCCGAACTTCCCCACCACGCCCTACGTCTACCTGCTCTACACCTACAACTCCGCGCCGTTCACGACGACGGTGCCCCTCTGGCCCGATTTCACGTGCCCCTGGCCCCCTGGCGTGCCCGAAGAGCCGGGATGCACTGTCCTCGGCAAGCTTGCCCGTTTTACTGCCACTCAGCTCTCGACCTATCCGCAGTTGGTGAACAAAGTGGACCTGATCACCGACTGGTGCACGCAGTTCGGCACGCACAGCGTCGGCACCGTGCTCTTCGGTCCAGACGGCATGCTCTACGTCAGCGGCGGCGATGGCGCAGGCTACCTGACCATCGACTACGGCCAGTACGGCGCCTCGCCCGCAAGCGGCCAGCCGCGCAATCCCTGCGGCGACCCCCCCGGCGGCGTAGGGGGCGAGATGACCCCGCCGACCGCCGAAGGCGGCGCGCTGCGCGCTCAAGATGCTTGGACCCCCGGCGATCCCCTCGGGTTGGGCGGGACCGTCATCCGGATCGATCCAAATAGCGGCGCCGGCGTGCCCGGCAACCCGCTCTACGACCCAGCCAATCCGTTCGCGAATACCAGCCGGGTCATCGCCTACGGCTTTCGGCAGCCGCTCCGCATGACCTTCCGGCCGGGCACATCGGAGCTGTGGGTCGGCGATGTCGGCTGGGGCACCTGGGAAGAGATCAACCGGATCATCACCCCGACTGCGCCTGCCCTCACCTCGCCTGTCGTCACGCCGCGCTGGAACTTCGGCTGGCCATGCTACGAAGGCGCGGCGCCGACCGATGGCTGGTCGATGATCGGGTTCACGATCTGCTCCACGCTCTATGCGGCCGGCATCGCCGTTCCGCCGTATTTCAGCTACAACCACCACGCCCACGTCGTCGATGGGGACAACTGCCCGCCAACGCTTCCCGGCCCGGGCTCCGCAATCACCGGCCTCGCCTTCGCCGGCGCGACCACGCCCTATCCGCCCGACTTCGCCAACGCCCTCTTCTTTGCCGATTACGCGCGCCAGTGCATTTGGGTGATGAAAGCGACGAATGGGCTGCCCGACCCCACCAAGGTCTCCCGCTTCGTCGGCCGCGCCCCGTCGCCCGTCTCGCTGAAGATCGGGCCAGACGGCTACCTCTACTACCTCGACATCGGCTGCAACCAAGACCGCTGCGGCCAGTATGGCGCTATCCACCGGGTCCGCTTTGTGCCGGGCGCACCCTCGGCGGTCGCGATCGCTACGCCCACGAACGGCCCTGCGCCGCTCACGGTCACCTTCAGTGGGGCGGGCTCGACCGACCCCTATTACGCCTCCAATCAGCTGACCTATGAGTGGGACCTTGACAACGACGGACAGTATGACGACGGCGTCGGCATCACCACGACCTACACCTATACGGCCGTGGGGAACTACACGGCGCGGCTTCGGGTGACCAACCCGAGCGGCCTCTCGGCGATCAGCGCCCCGATTGCGATCGCCGCCGGCAATACCCCGCCGCTTGCCGCCATCGTCTCCCCCAGCTCTTCTACTCGCTGGCGGGTCGGCGACACGATCTCCTTCAGCGGCACCGCAACCGATGCCCAAGACGGCACGCTTCCGCCATCTGCTCTTCGGTGGACCATCGTGCTGAACCATTGTCCCGTTCACGAGGACTGCCACGCCCATCTGCTCGGCTCGTTCACCGGCGCGAGCGGCCAAGTGGCGTTGCCGAACCACGACTACCCAACCTCGCTCGACATTCGGCTGACCGCGACCGACTCGGGCGGCTTGCAGCACACCGAACTCGTGACGCTCTTTCCGCTCACCACCACCCTGGCGATCGAGTCGTCGCCCCCGGGGATCGCGATGTCGGTCGCCGGCGTGACGAGCGTGACGCCGTTTACGCGAACCGTCATCGTCAACTCCCTCACCTCGGTCATTGCGCCGGCGAGCGCGAACGTCGGGGGAGTGACCTACACCTTCAGTTCGTGGTCGAATGGCAACGCCGCCACCCACGATGTGTTCGTGGGCGCATCGCCGGTCACGATTACGGCGACGTATCTCGCGCCGACCCCGACCGCTACCCCGACGAGAACGCCGACACCGACCGCCACCCCGACGAGCACGCCGACACCAACCGCCACCCCGACGAGAACGCCGACGCCAACCGCCACCTCGACGAGCACGCCAACACCAACTGCCATCCCGACCAGCACGCCGACACCGAGCGCGGTCCCCTCGGCCACCGCGACGCCGTCCTCAACCCCGACCAGCGCCACAGCGACACGGACCCCGACGCCGAGCGCAACGCCGACCAGCACGCCGTCGCCGAGCGGCGGCACGCCGACCCGAACAGCAACGCCGACCCGGACGCCCGTTGCGCCGACATTCACGCGCATTCGGCCAACGCAAGGGGTGACGACCGAACCGGTCGAGGTCGTGATCGAAGGGACCGGCTTCTCCGCCTCGACCGCCGCCGTGCTCCTCCATGCCAAAAGCGGCGCGACGGTCGCGTTGAGCGCGCTCCGCGTTTCGGGCACGACGCGGCTGCTGGGGACGGTCCCGGCGAACATTGCGCCCGGCTTTTACGACCTCGTTCTCTCGACCCCGGGAGCGCCGCTACTCACCGTTGAGAATGCCTACGTCGCCGTCGCGCCCGTCCAAGACGACTTCTTCGTTGAAACCGTCGACCTGTGGACCTCGCCGGCCCGCATCTACGCCAATACCGAAGTTGAGCTCGGCGTCACCGTTCGGCGGCCGAACGAGGGAGGCGCGGTCGCTTTGCCGGTGCGGTTCACCCGCGGTGCGCCGGGTGCCGGCGGCGCTGTCATTGCCGACCTGATCGCGACTTTCGAGGCGCGGGCGAAGAGCGCTACGGTCTCGACGACCTGGGCCGTCGGGCCGAGCACCGGCCCGATCTCGGTGACAGTCGAGCTTGATCCCGACGGGCTCGTTCCCGACCTTTCCGCAGCCAACAACCACGCCACCCGCACCTTCACCGTCCTCGGTGCCGGCGGCGATACGCGGCCGCCGGTGGCCAGCAGCGTCACGGTGAACGGTGGCGCCATCGCAACGACCGACCGGACTGCTCGGCTGGACGTGACCGGCTACGACCCGGCCGGCGGAAGCGGTCTCGCTTGGGTGATGGTCGTCGAGCGGACACTCAGTGTCGTCAACGGAGCATGGGTCCCGGTGCAGACGACGCCGTGGCTCTCTTACCGCCCAACTCTGACATTCACGCTCACCCCGGCCGCAGGAGCGCGGACGATTCAAGTCTTCCTCGCCGATGCGGTCGGCAATGTTTCCACCCGGCCCGCCGCCGTGCAGTTCAACCACCTCCCGCCGACCGATACACTCGCCAGCGGCCAGGTGCGGGTGTTCCGCCAACCGCTCCAAGTCGGCGAGACGCTCTCAGTCCGCCTCACCCCCGCAAGTGGCGACGCCGACCTGTACCTCTGGGATCCTCGTGGCCGGCGCGTCCTCGTCCGCAACGCCAACGGCACCGCCGTCGAGGAGGGACGGATCGTCGCCAGCATCGCCGGGACCTATCAGGTTGAGGTCGAGGCGTTCACCGACACGACCTACGCCCTGCAGCTAGCGGTGGGCCGAGGAGGAACAACCGCGCAGAGCGAGGAGGTTGAGTTCAACGACTCGAAGCCAGCGCCGCGCGCTGTCCCCGCCGTCGACGTCGGTCTTGAGCCGCCAGTCAACTTCGCGCTGCCGGAGCCGCCCGGTCGGCTCGCCGAGCGGCTCCTCGTTATCCCGACCGCTCTCCATCGGAGCCGGCTGGACCCGTGA
- a CDS encoding LysR family transcriptional regulator: MIDLGQLEAFLQVAEHSSFSRAAEVLFLTQPTISARIHALERELGELLFERSSRSVRLTEAGQTFLPYARRALETYREGRAALDALRQAQGGRLRIGASRVFGTYLLPDILQAFKARHPGVSLAVRTARSAQMLELLLSGEIEVGLTRFIDHDEVITIKLAEDPVYLAVHPDDPLALMEEMPLRSLVREPLILYEPDSSYYSLILSMCRDAGITPDIFMELDEIEGAKQMVARGLGVSILPLCAMREELRAGVLKAVPLKGDPRSTPICLVYRKRSQASYLVDAFVKVAAEQFRELSEAAVPS, encoded by the coding sequence ATGATCGACCTAGGCCAGCTGGAAGCGTTTCTGCAGGTCGCTGAGCACAGCAGCTTCAGTCGGGCGGCCGAGGTCCTGTTTCTGACCCAGCCGACAATCAGCGCCCGCATCCATGCGCTCGAACGCGAGCTTGGTGAGTTGCTGTTCGAGCGCTCAAGCCGCTCGGTGCGGCTGACGGAGGCAGGGCAGACCTTTCTCCCCTATGCGCGCCGCGCGCTTGAGACCTATCGCGAAGGGCGCGCCGCACTCGATGCGCTGCGGCAGGCCCAAGGGGGACGGCTGCGGATTGGCGCGTCGCGTGTCTTCGGCACTTACCTGCTGCCCGACATTCTGCAGGCTTTCAAGGCGCGCCATCCGGGCGTCAGTCTCGCGGTGCGGACGGCACGCTCGGCGCAGATGCTTGAGCTTCTGCTTAGCGGCGAGATTGAGGTCGGTCTGACGCGGTTTATCGATCACGACGAAGTGATCACGATAAAGCTCGCGGAGGACCCCGTCTACCTCGCAGTTCACCCCGACGATCCCCTCGCCTTGATGGAGGAGATGCCGCTTCGCTCCCTTGTTCGTGAGCCGCTCATTCTCTACGAACCGGACTCAAGCTACTACAGCCTCATCCTGAGCATGTGCCGCGACGCCGGCATCACCCCCGACATCTTCATGGAGCTCGACGAGATTGAGGGGGCGAAACAGATGGTGGCGCGCGGTCTGGGCGTCTCGATTCTGCCGCTCTGCGCAATGCGCGAAGAGCTGCGCGCGGGCGTGCTGAAGGCCGTGCCGCTGAAGGGCGACCCGCGCAGTACTCCTATCTGTCTGGTCTACCGCAAACGTTCGCAAGCGAGCTATCTCGTCGATGCCTTTGTCAAAGTCGCCGCCGAGCAGTTCCGCGAGCTCTCGGAGGCGGCAGTTCCCTCGTAA
- a CDS encoding non-heme iron oxygenase ferredoxin subunit, translating to MPNFIPVANAADLKDGDIIIATVGSASVVITRVEGELYALDNVCSHDQSPFDEATVEGYELCCPRHEGRFDVRSGKATRFPAVWPISRWPVKEEAGRIWVGDTPLNSGAG from the coding sequence GTGCCTAACTTTATCCCGGTGGCGAACGCTGCCGACCTGAAGGACGGTGACATCATCATCGCCACGGTCGGCAGCGCCTCGGTCGTGATCACGCGTGTCGAGGGCGAGCTCTACGCCCTCGACAACGTCTGCAGCCACGATCAGTCGCCGTTTGATGAAGCGACGGTCGAGGGGTATGAGCTATGCTGTCCGCGGCACGAAGGCCGGTTTGATGTCCGCTCCGGCAAGGCGACCCGCTTTCCTGCCGTCTGGCCGATCAGTCGCTGGCCGGTCAAGGAAGAGGCGGGGCGCATCTGGGTCGGTGACACGCCGCTGAACTCAGGAGCAGGCTGA
- a CDS encoding AraC family transcriptional regulator, with product MLRNVPAKPYRTRSVYPPPDRPQLGIARFEQGRPLDHFGPHVHDFFVLVYIQQGGGWHRAGAVRRETQAGDLFLIAPGEVHDSYEEEQAAGWIVFFVADALGDGRLEFDSLVWPENPALLPFARPPGIELSYLSIPPEDRPRWEARLRSLTHELELPRLGYREAAHALLKLILIDAARLVSPLLDNHAAPRRPVVEAVLNYINDHFAEPISLVDVARAVGRTPGYLTTTIRNATGRTVLEWITARRMIEARRLLVETDEDIATIGERVGYADPTYFIRQFRRIHGVTPLSWRRSHR from the coding sequence ATGCTGCGCAACGTTCCTGCCAAGCCGTACCGCACGCGCTCAGTCTATCCGCCTCCGGACCGGCCCCAACTCGGCATCGCCCGCTTCGAGCAGGGGCGGCCGCTTGACCATTTCGGTCCCCACGTCCATGACTTTTTTGTGCTCGTCTACATCCAGCAGGGAGGCGGGTGGCATCGGGCAGGCGCCGTCCGGCGGGAGACCCAAGCAGGCGACCTCTTCCTCATCGCTCCGGGCGAGGTGCACGATAGCTACGAAGAAGAGCAGGCGGCGGGCTGGATTGTCTTTTTTGTTGCCGACGCCCTTGGGGACGGCCGGCTGGAGTTTGATTCCCTCGTCTGGCCCGAAAACCCCGCTCTGCTGCCTTTCGCGCGTCCGCCCGGCATTGAGTTGAGTTACCTCTCCATCCCGCCGGAAGACCGTCCGCGGTGGGAAGCGCGCCTCCGAAGCCTCACCCATGAACTCGAGCTGCCGCGCCTAGGCTACCGGGAGGCCGCCCACGCGCTCCTCAAGCTCATCTTGATCGACGCAGCGCGGCTCGTCTCTCCTCTTCTCGATAACCACGCCGCTCCGCGCCGCCCCGTGGTGGAGGCTGTCCTCAATTACATCAACGATCATTTCGCCGAGCCGATTTCGCTAGTCGACGTTGCCCGCGCGGTTGGCCGCACGCCCGGCTACCTGACGACCACGATCCGAAACGCAACCGGGCGGACGGTGCTCGAATGGATCACCGCTCGCCGCATGATCGAAGCGCGCCGCTTGCTCGTTGAAACAGACGAAGACATCGCGACGATCGGCGAGCGTGTCGGCTACGCCGACCCAACGTACTTCATCCGGCAGTTCCGCCGGATCCACGGCGTCACCCCGCTCAGTTGGCGGCGGTCGCACCGCTGA
- a CDS encoding pyridoxamine 5'-phosphate oxidase family protein: MADRPPLDAETKARVRDEAIALIGSRRIGILVTYPPGEPFPRLRAMGFVHDGWVFYVSTRRGWRKAAEVAANPHVSLLFSDTAKRADHFIQVDCRAIEVSGGEFDRWQEKRYQKEGEALRRATAGMTRDDWVGWRLEPLRVRINGHISSGPWSEAPVVLSRHELGLPPLGRPLTGPAGSDGERSG; this comes from the coding sequence ATGGCAGACCGCCCCCCTTTGGACGCGGAGACGAAGGCGCGCGTCCGCGACGAGGCGATCGCGCTGATCGGCAGCCGCCGGATCGGCATTCTGGTCACGTATCCTCCGGGCGAGCCGTTCCCGCGGCTGAGAGCCATGGGTTTCGTTCACGACGGCTGGGTGTTCTACGTGTCAACGAGGCGCGGATGGCGGAAAGCAGCAGAGGTTGCCGCCAATCCTCATGTTAGTCTCCTCTTCTCTGACACGGCAAAACGCGCTGACCATTTCATCCAGGTTGACTGCCGCGCCATCGAGGTGAGCGGCGGGGAGTTCGACCGCTGGCAGGAGAAGCGGTATCAGAAGGAGGGGGAGGCGCTCCGGCGTGCCACGGCGGGGATGACGCGTGACGACTGGGTCGGCTGGCGGCTCGAACCGCTCCGCGTGCGGATCAACGGACATATCAGCAGCGGACCATGGAGTGAAGCGCCCGTCGTCCTCTCCCGCCACGAACTCGGACTGCCGCCGCTCGGCAGGCCGCTCACGGGTCCAGCCGGCTCCGATGGAGAGCGGTCGGGATAA
- a CDS encoding PadR family transcriptional regulator — MNSGARHRQLMILGMLQYRPMYGHQIKEAIDQHMMVVSDLKRANLYYLLEQLTSRGYLEVRTETLEGATGPVEREIYYLTPAGRAYFDELLREVLSSFESLRQPVDVAMFFLPHLPRDQAIALLADRRAKVEASFAEVREQLATSPHKGEWHELTADHLISLYQLELDWLDRAIAKLEASSELQPTTP, encoded by the coding sequence ATGAACAGCGGGGCTCGCCATCGCCAATTGATGATCTTAGGCATGCTTCAGTACCGCCCGATGTACGGGCATCAGATCAAGGAGGCGATCGATCAGCACATGATGGTCGTCTCGGACCTGAAGCGCGCCAACCTGTACTACCTCCTTGAGCAGCTGACCAGCCGCGGCTATCTCGAAGTGCGGACCGAAACATTGGAGGGCGCGACTGGCCCGGTCGAGCGCGAGATTTACTATCTCACGCCCGCCGGGCGCGCCTATTTCGATGAATTGCTGCGCGAGGTGCTGTCGTCGTTTGAGTCGCTGCGCCAGCCGGTCGACGTTGCGATGTTCTTTCTGCCGCACCTTCCCCGCGATCAAGCGATTGCGCTCCTCGCCGACCGGCGGGCCAAGGTCGAGGCGAGTTTCGCCGAAGTGCGCGAGCAACTCGCTACGAGCCCCCACAAGGGCGAGTGGCACGAGCTCACCGCCGACCATCTGATTTCCCTCTACCAGCTCGAGCTCGACTGGCTCGACCGCGCGATCGCGAAGCTCGAAGCGAGCAGCGAACTGCAGCCGACGACACCCTAG
- a CDS encoding CoA ester lyase, protein MARFVSILFTPGIRPPMFEKAKSAPADVVCLDLEDSVASNDKLKARTLVAGAIAEMAAAVKTLIIRVNGLETGLLEEDLAAVVQPGVAGISLPKANSPAVVQQVDHYLTLLERLRGLPPRSIAILPWIETAAAVLHCEAIVSASPRVLAASFGAEDFTSDLGIPRTRDNPQLAAARARVALACKAAGVIPLDTPDPEYRDLDWLAADTRVSRDLGFEGRYCIHPAQLAIVNAGYAPTEDEIAQAQRIIEAYEEAERRGLGAIGLDGMMIDAPIVARARRLLARAGR, encoded by the coding sequence ATGGCGCGGTTTGTCAGCATCCTCTTCACCCCGGGCATCCGGCCCCCGATGTTCGAGAAGGCGAAGAGCGCCCCCGCCGATGTGGTCTGCCTCGACCTTGAGGACTCGGTCGCGTCGAACGACAAGCTGAAAGCGCGGACACTCGTCGCCGGCGCGATCGCAGAAATGGCCGCGGCAGTGAAGACGCTGATCATCCGCGTGAACGGTCTCGAAACCGGTCTGCTCGAGGAGGACCTCGCCGCAGTGGTGCAGCCGGGCGTTGCGGGCATCTCTCTTCCGAAAGCGAACTCGCCCGCGGTCGTCCAGCAGGTCGATCACTATCTCACCCTGCTGGAGCGCCTGCGGGGTTTGCCGCCACGGTCGATCGCGATCCTGCCTTGGATCGAAACAGCCGCGGCGGTGCTGCACTGCGAGGCCATCGTCTCAGCATCGCCCCGCGTCCTAGCTGCCTCCTTCGGCGCAGAAGACTTTACGTCTGACCTCGGCATCCCACGCACCCGCGACAACCCTCAGCTGGCCGCGGCACGGGCGCGGGTTGCGCTCGCCTGTAAAGCAGCCGGCGTAATCCCGCTGGACACTCCCGACCCCGAATACCGTGATCTCGACTGGCTCGCCGCCGACACCCGCGTCTCGCGCGACCTCGGCTTTGAGGGGCGCTACTGCATCCACCCTGCTCAGCTTGCGATCGTGAATGCCGGCTATGCGCCCACCGAAGACGAGATTGCCCAGGCGCAGCGCATCATCGAGGCATATGAGGAGGCCGAACGGCGCGGGCTCGGGGCCATCGGGCTGGACGGCATGATGATCGACGCTCCGATCGTGGCGCGAGCGCGGCGGCTGCTCGCTCGAGCGGGCCGCTGA
- a CDS encoding FHA domain-containing protein: MYGNIRREARLTVLSEQRGASADFALRQAEQVLGRQPGCDIVIPHPTVSSRHARIFFSDGNFLIEDLGSTNGTAVNQRAISGPVLLRSGDIIQVGEVHLQFTEDLGATLVEPPSASAPPAVESGLTAVDAAPSGWSSRPAFSGEERVSWEQPLPAQPPEPAQRAAPMPESASGEAGAGAAAVPSAAAPAPSELAAADAVAEARTMLTTLAARVADLQRDVTAMNDVAGRLEALLSAAERQRAAARAELERLQRGVEQLADTIASRADALDIEGVLANLDGLTTSPNDLGLLVNVSRDAARYAALVRLVQEASSRLRVLVGEAALDSGDEVGR; the protein is encoded by the coding sequence ATGTACGGCAACATCCGACGCGAGGCGCGATTGACTGTCCTCAGCGAGCAGCGCGGGGCGAGCGCGGACTTTGCGCTGCGTCAAGCGGAGCAGGTCCTTGGCCGCCAGCCTGGCTGCGACATCGTTATCCCTCACCCGACGGTGTCGAGCCGCCACGCCCGTATCTTCTTCTCCGACGGCAACTTTCTGATCGAAGACCTCGGCAGCACTAACGGCACCGCCGTTAATCAGCGGGCAATCAGCGGTCCTGTGCTCTTACGCTCCGGCGACATCATTCAGGTGGGAGAGGTTCATCTGCAATTCACCGAAGACCTCGGCGCAACGCTCGTCGAACCTCCTTCGGCTAGTGCCCCTCCTGCCGTCGAGAGCGGTCTCACGGCTGTCGACGCTGCGCCGAGCGGGTGGTCCTCCCGCCCCGCGTTCTCAGGTGAGGAACGTGTCTCGTGGGAGCAGCCGCTCCCCGCGCAACCGCCTGAGCCGGCGCAGCGCGCCGCTCCGATGCCGGAAAGCGCGAGCGGAGAGGCGGGCGCCGGCGCAGCTGCCGTCCCGTCCGCGGCCGCGCCGGCGCCGAGTGAATTGGCCGCTGCTGACGCGGTCGCCGAGGCCCGAACGATGCTGACGACCCTCGCCGCGCGCGTCGCCGACTTGCAGCGCGATGTGACCGCGATGAACGACGTCGCCGGCCGGCTCGAAGCGCTCCTGAGCGCTGCCGAACGCCAGCGCGCGGCGGCGCGCGCCGAACTGGAACGGCTTCAGCGCGGGGTCGAGCAGCTCGCCGACACGATCGCGAGCCGAGCGGACGCCCTCGATATCGAGGGCGTGCTCGCCAACTTGGACGGTCTCACCACCTCGCCGAACGACCTCGGGCTGCTCGTCAATGTCTCGCGCGACGCAGCACGCTATGCGGCCCTGGTCCGGCTCGTTCAAGAGGCGTCATCCCGGCTGCGGGTGCTGGTCGGCGAGGCGGCGCTGGATTCTGGCGACGAGGTCGGTCGTTGA
- a CDS encoding antibiotic biosynthesis monooxygenase has protein sequence MYAVTNHLFPKEEFFDRLISGFASDRGPAITDKWNATRFELRGPLSGNEFISTSVWESADAFDAWRNSQDIQVSHSNVNYEMYSRRAMLSFHDVLMNAEPGRAPVAGKPARYRRIGVGAFESLIYFSPKPEHAEDVIKALEAEGAPTAPGLLWWEVWKDVKGNRWWNITYWESREAYEAAKAAGVPQLSLPGDPNWYEGQPEEALYIMELERLPGFTKTERREVVARA, from the coding sequence ATGTACGCTGTCACCAACCATCTCTTCCCGAAAGAGGAGTTCTTCGACCGGCTGATCTCGGGGTTCGCCTCTGACCGCGGCCCGGCGATCACCGACAAGTGGAACGCGACCCGCTTTGAGCTGCGCGGCCCGCTTTCGGGCAACGAGTTCATCAGCACCTCGGTGTGGGAGAGCGCGGACGCGTTCGACGCATGGCGCAACAGCCAGGACATTCAGGTCTCGCACTCCAATGTCAATTACGAGATGTACTCCCGTCGGGCGATGCTCTCCTTCCACGACGTGCTGATGAATGCCGAGCCGGGTCGGGCGCCGGTGGCAGGCAAGCCGGCGCGCTATCGCCGGATTGGGGTCGGCGCGTTTGAGTCGCTGATCTACTTCTCGCCGAAGCCGGAGCATGCCGAGGACGTTATCAAGGCGCTTGAGGCGGAGGGCGCGCCGACGGCGCCGGGCCTGCTCTGGTGGGAAGTGTGGAAGGATGTCAAGGGCAACCGCTGGTGGAATATCACCTACTGGGAGAGCCGCGAGGCCTACGAAGCGGCAAAGGCCGCGGGTGTGCCCCAGCTGTCGCTGCCGGGCGATCCCAACTGGTATGAGGGGCAGCCGGAGGAGGCGCTCTACATCATGGAACTGGAGCGGCTTCCGGGGTTCACCAAGACCGAGCGCCGTGAGGTGGTCGCGCGTGCCTAA